One segment of Desulfosudis oleivorans Hxd3 DNA contains the following:
- a CDS encoding NAD(P)/FAD-dependent oxidoreductase, with amino-acid sequence MGNLVLAGGGHAHMVALSRIGELVNRGHRVTVIGPSPHHYYSGMGPGMLGGTYSPEDIRFDTRGVTEKNGGTFMCDRVERIDPDRRSVHLASGDKVSYDVLSCNLGSHVPRSLVAEDSGGIYTVKPIEKLLEARQRVLEIISRKKAAIVVAGGGPAAAEVVGNIHYLAAGSGQQMPTIHMCAGTAFMARFPEKVRRRVRRSLAGRGIVIDETAFVQTVQTGAVILESGRTIEADLVFLALGVIPSPVFETSGLSVGPDRGLRVNAFLQSPDHPEIFGGGDCIYFEPHPLDKVGVYAVRQNPVLYANLLASLEGKPLLPFDPGGDYLLIFNLGHRTGVLKKRGLIMEGRLPFLLKDYIDRRFMTKFQRLEE; translated from the coding sequence ATGGGCAACCTGGTACTTGCCGGCGGTGGTCATGCCCACATGGTGGCCTTAAGCCGGATTGGCGAACTGGTAAACCGGGGCCACCGCGTCACCGTGATCGGCCCTTCCCCCCACCACTACTACTCTGGCATGGGCCCGGGTATGCTGGGCGGCACCTATTCGCCTGAGGATATCCGGTTCGACACCCGTGGGGTGACTGAAAAAAACGGCGGTACCTTTATGTGTGACCGGGTCGAACGCATCGACCCGGACCGGCGTAGCGTTCACCTGGCCTCCGGGGATAAAGTGTCTTACGACGTGCTCTCCTGCAACCTGGGCAGCCATGTGCCCCGAAGTCTGGTTGCCGAAGACAGCGGCGGCATCTACACGGTAAAGCCCATTGAAAAACTCCTGGAGGCCCGACAGCGCGTCCTGGAAATCATCTCCCGGAAAAAGGCGGCCATTGTCGTGGCCGGCGGCGGGCCGGCGGCGGCGGAAGTGGTGGGCAACATTCATTACCTGGCCGCCGGTTCAGGCCAGCAAATGCCCACCATTCACATGTGCGCGGGCACGGCATTCATGGCCCGTTTCCCTGAAAAGGTGCGCCGCCGGGTGCGCCGGTCCCTGGCCGGCCGGGGCATTGTGATCGATGAAACCGCCTTTGTCCAAACGGTTCAAACCGGTGCCGTCATCCTGGAATCGGGCAGGACCATCGAGGCAGACCTGGTTTTTCTGGCCCTGGGGGTTATTCCGTCACCGGTGTTTGAAACATCCGGCCTGTCCGTGGGCCCGGACAGGGGACTGCGGGTCAACGCCTTTCTCCAGTCCCCGGACCATCCGGAGATTTTCGGCGGCGGCGACTGTATCTATTTCGAACCACATCCCCTGGACAAGGTGGGGGTCTACGCGGTGCGCCAGAACCCGGTACTCTACGCCAATCTGCTGGCATCGCTGGAGGGCAAACCGCTTTTGCCCTTTGATCCGGGCGGCGACTACCTGCTGATTTTCAACCTGGGCCACCGCACCGGTGTGCTGAAAAAGCGGGGCCTGATCATGGAAGGGCGGCTCCCCTTTCTTCTGAAGGACTATATTGACAGGCGATTCATGACAAAATTCCAACGACTGGAGGAATAG
- a CDS encoding GAF and ANTAR domain-containing protein, translating to MPYSDIQDADKYIKALAQISRAITSEQYLEDILKLIVMVTAKVTGVEICSLWIIEEEEGEKVIRLKATQAIDQVYLKNRSLRMNEGVVGYVATHRVPIIIPNVLQEPRFKEKEMARQLGLVSMVGIPMQVRDEEVTGVLNCFTAAPHDFPETEVNLITAVANQAAVAIHNTKLMVDAQIIREELESRKLIERAKEVIVRRGKMNMEEAYRWIRKRSMDTRKSMRDVAEAVLLSEEL from the coding sequence ATGCCCTATTCAGATATCCAGGACGCGGACAAGTATATCAAGGCACTGGCCCAGATCAGCCGGGCCATCACCTCTGAGCAGTACCTGGAGGACATTCTCAAACTCATCGTCATGGTCACGGCAAAAGTCACGGGCGTTGAGATCTGCTCTCTGTGGATTATTGAGGAGGAAGAGGGGGAGAAAGTGATCCGGCTCAAGGCCACCCAGGCCATTGACCAGGTCTACCTTAAAAACCGCAGCCTGCGCATGAACGAGGGGGTGGTGGGATACGTGGCCACCCACAGGGTTCCCATCATCATTCCCAATGTCCTGCAGGAGCCCCGTTTCAAGGAAAAGGAGATGGCCCGGCAGCTGGGCCTGGTCTCCATGGTGGGCATCCCCATGCAGGTCCGCGACGAAGAGGTGACCGGCGTGCTCAACTGCTTCACCGCCGCGCCCCATGATTTTCCCGAAACCGAGGTCAACCTGATCACCGCCGTGGCCAACCAGGCGGCCGTTGCCATCCACAACACCAAGCTGATGGTGGATGCCCAGATTATCCGCGAGGAGCTGGAGAGCCGGAAGCTGATCGAGCGGGCCAAGGAGGTGATTGTGCGCAGGGGAAAAATGAACATGGAGGAGGCTTACCGCTGGATTCGCAAGCGCAGCATGGACACCCGCAAATCCATGCGGGACGTGGCCGAGGCCGTGCTGCTCTCCGAGGAGTTATAA
- a CDS encoding helix-turn-helix domain-containing protein, whose amino-acid sequence MTQASVTSGIPDLDRLLEGGVFIGDNVVWYDDAGMLAGVFCLNLLKASIEAKKSLIYVSFDRSPKNLLERFGALANSRYLTILDCFTYGKGEASSVFLEFYRRKRSSTGCRIVCVDQPQQPEVVAGAFYDLHGAMRGDVRFVFESLTGMQEMWGGEESVMKFYAHACPRLYELNTIAYWIVEKEVHSRRLKALLNQVTQVAVDLSLKRGKTYLSVLKAEKRAIDILNQPTVYWNRGLSVTLDPGKMRSGSLDLGLRIKELRTKKGMSQVALARGIGVTPSTISQVENNQIFPSVPALIKMSEILSVDVGYFFQTGAGSAPRVVFSEFEAMPSPVPGMARRLISCRRLMPEDMEAQCVPYIIEIQPGAVLDGHFFSLKGEETGFLMEGELHMTLGHGAQPLQTGDLVYLAAEVPSQWENRGKLPARLLWITATP is encoded by the coding sequence ATGACACAAGCTTCCGTGACATCCGGCATCCCCGACCTGGACCGGCTTTTGGAGGGGGGGGTATTTATCGGCGACAACGTGGTGTGGTATGACGATGCCGGCATGCTGGCCGGCGTGTTTTGCCTAAATCTGTTAAAGGCCTCCATTGAGGCGAAAAAATCTCTCATTTATGTAAGTTTTGACCGAAGCCCCAAAAATTTGCTGGAACGGTTCGGCGCCCTTGCCAACAGTCGCTATCTCACCATTCTGGACTGTTTTACCTACGGCAAAGGAGAAGCCTCCAGCGTGTTTCTGGAATTTTACCGCCGGAAGCGCAGCAGCACCGGATGCCGCATTGTCTGTGTGGACCAGCCCCAGCAGCCTGAAGTGGTGGCCGGCGCCTTTTACGACCTTCACGGCGCCATGCGGGGGGATGTCCGGTTTGTCTTTGAGAGTCTCACCGGTATGCAGGAAATGTGGGGCGGGGAAGAGAGCGTGATGAAGTTTTATGCCCATGCCTGTCCCCGGCTCTATGAGCTCAACACCATTGCTTACTGGATCGTGGAAAAGGAGGTGCACTCCCGGCGGCTCAAGGCCCTGCTCAACCAGGTGACCCAGGTGGCCGTGGACCTTTCCCTGAAGCGGGGCAAGACCTACCTGTCGGTGCTCAAAGCGGAAAAGAGGGCCATTGACATTCTCAACCAGCCCACGGTCTACTGGAACAGGGGGCTTTCTGTCACCCTGGACCCCGGAAAGATGCGCAGCGGCTCACTGGACCTGGGCCTGCGGATCAAGGAGCTTCGCACTAAAAAAGGCATGTCCCAGGTAGCGCTTGCCAGGGGAATCGGTGTGACGCCCAGCACCATCTCCCAGGTGGAAAACAACCAGATTTTTCCCTCCGTGCCCGCGCTGATCAAGATGTCGGAGATTCTGTCGGTGGATGTGGGCTATTTTTTCCAGACCGGTGCCGGATCCGCGCCGCGGGTGGTGTTTTCGGAATTCGAGGCCATGCCGTCGCCGGTGCCGGGCATGGCCCGGCGCCTGATATCGTGCCGGCGGCTGATGCCCGAAGACATGGAGGCGCAGTGTGTTCCTTATATTATAGAAATTCAGCCGGGCGCGGTGCTGGACGGCCATTTTTTCTCATTAAAGGGAGAGGAGACGGGGTTTCTCATGGAGGGGGAACTGCACATGACCCTTGGCCATGGGGCCCAGCCCCTTCAGACAGGGGACCTGGTTTACCTGGCGGCGGAGGTGCCGAGCCAGTGGGAGAACCGGGGCAAGTTGCCGGCGCGGCTGCTGTGGATCACCGCCACACCTTGA
- a CDS encoding glutamate synthase-related protein, whose protein sequence is MRFAKSNDVLGTANRGNPAESGLCTLCRADCQGKCETWLSSLVGRKLLYPRDFGVVTAGGNNTTHVGVSYNSLRIQGYAYGAHGLSKGLTNDPDDCIFPNVSIESEFGKAVKTKVRMPLMTGALGSTFVAARYWDSFAIGGALCGIPVVIGENVVGVDLQSEIGKGKAKKGKIKKAPELERRIDGYLRYKDKSYGAIIVQLNVEDTRNGVAEFVADKYGDQCIIELKWGQGAKDIGGEIQVTSLEYALFLKDRGYVVDPDPTIPEVQKAFKNGAIRSFARHSRLGGTNMSNVDQVREDFMSSVDYLRSIGFKRVTLKTGSYGMQELAMAIKFATDAKLDLLTIDGSGGGTGMSPWNMMQSWGVPSINLHAKAHEYAAMLAARGADVVDLSFAGGFALEDHIFKAVALGAPYTKLVCMGRAIMIPGFLGANIEGALHPEKREAIWGNWDQLPKTVSSIGDKAEEIFAAYFDVEKRVGKKEMKNIPYGAIAFCTLADKLSCGLQQLMAGARRFSLDQIRRDDLFAGNRETAAETGIPHVSDYNDEIARKILNA, encoded by the coding sequence ATGAGATTTGCAAAAAGCAACGATGTTCTTGGAACCGCCAACCGTGGCAACCCGGCCGAATCCGGCCTCTGTACCCTCTGCCGGGCCGACTGCCAGGGCAAATGTGAAACATGGCTCTCCAGCCTGGTGGGCCGCAAGCTGCTCTATCCCCGGGACTTCGGCGTGGTCACCGCCGGCGGCAACAACACCACCCATGTGGGCGTTTCCTATAACTCCCTGCGTATTCAGGGATACGCCTACGGCGCCCACGGCCTTTCCAAGGGCCTGACCAACGACCCGGACGACTGCATCTTCCCCAACGTGAGCATTGAGTCGGAATTCGGCAAGGCCGTTAAAACAAAAGTGCGCATGCCCCTGATGACCGGCGCCCTGGGCTCCACCTTCGTGGCGGCCCGTTACTGGGACTCCTTTGCCATTGGCGGCGCCCTGTGCGGCATTCCGGTGGTCATCGGTGAAAACGTGGTGGGCGTGGACCTGCAGTCTGAAATCGGCAAGGGCAAGGCGAAAAAAGGAAAAATCAAAAAAGCGCCGGAACTGGAGCGCCGCATCGACGGCTACCTGCGTTACAAAGACAAGTCCTACGGCGCCATTATTGTTCAGCTTAACGTGGAAGACACCCGCAACGGCGTGGCCGAGTTCGTGGCCGACAAATACGGCGACCAGTGCATCATCGAGCTCAAATGGGGCCAGGGCGCCAAGGACATCGGCGGCGAGATCCAGGTAACCAGCCTGGAATACGCCCTTTTCCTCAAGGACCGCGGTTACGTGGTGGACCCGGATCCCACCATTCCGGAAGTGCAGAAGGCATTTAAAAACGGCGCCATTCGCTCCTTTGCCCGGCACAGCCGTCTGGGCGGCACCAACATGAGCAACGTGGACCAGGTGCGGGAAGACTTCATGAGCAGCGTGGACTACCTGCGCTCCATCGGGTTCAAGCGGGTGACCCTGAAAACCGGTTCTTACGGCATGCAGGAGCTGGCCATGGCCATCAAGTTCGCCACCGACGCAAAGCTTGACCTGCTCACCATTGACGGCTCCGGCGGCGGCACCGGCATGAGCCCGTGGAACATGATGCAAAGCTGGGGCGTCCCCTCCATCAACCTTCACGCCAAGGCCCACGAATACGCCGCCATGCTGGCGGCCCGGGGTGCCGACGTGGTGGACCTCTCCTTTGCCGGCGGCTTTGCCCTGGAAGACCACATCTTCAAGGCCGTCGCCCTGGGCGCTCCCTACACCAAGCTGGTATGCATGGGCCGGGCCATCATGATCCCGGGGTTCCTGGGCGCCAACATCGAGGGTGCCCTTCATCCTGAAAAACGGGAAGCCATCTGGGGCAACTGGGACCAGCTGCCCAAGACCGTTTCTTCCATCGGCGACAAGGCCGAGGAGATATTTGCCGCCTACTTTGATGTGGAAAAACGGGTGGGCAAAAAGGAGATGAAAAACATTCCCTACGGCGCCATCGCCTTCTGCACCCTGGCCGACAAGCTCTCCTGCGGACTGCAGCAGCTGATGGCCGGCGCCAGACGATTCTCCCTGGATCAGATCCGCCGGGACGACCTGTTTGCCGGCAACCGGGAAACCGCCGCGGAAACCGGCA